One genomic segment of Clostridium saccharoperbutylacetonicum N1-4(HMT) includes these proteins:
- the glgD gene encoding glucose-1-phosphate adenylyltransferase subunit GlgD, with protein MKNCIGIINLDENENRMGELVVNRSIASIPIAARYRVIDFVLSNMTNSGIDCIGIFTKNRSRSLLDHLTNGKPWDLNRKKDGLRVFNFGNDEPVYDDVHNFSDNIQFLKRSRREYVLLAPSYMICNIDYNEVLEYHKSTGKDVTIVYKKVTNADEAFGDCGVLNFDDSGNVISVGENIGKNPKANINMEMYILKTDLFIEIVNECISSGMYRKVKEYIHNNLNSLTAGAFEFKGHLECINSIKALYDSNVGLLNRKINKEIFNEERPIFTKTKDEAPTHYAEKSNVINSIIANGCRIEGTVENCIIGRRVYIGKNTKLKDCIIMQNSKINDDAVLDNVIADKGSEIRKGETLIGSVMYPLVIKKKK; from the coding sequence ATGAAAAATTGTATTGGTATAATTAACTTAGATGAAAATGAGAATAGAATGGGTGAATTAGTAGTTAATAGATCAATTGCTTCAATTCCTATTGCAGCTAGATATAGAGTTATTGATTTCGTTTTATCTAATATGACTAATTCTGGAATTGACTGTATAGGTATTTTTACTAAAAATAGATCGAGATCTTTATTAGACCATTTGACTAATGGAAAGCCATGGGATTTGAATAGAAAAAAGGATGGATTAAGAGTCTTTAATTTTGGTAATGATGAGCCAGTTTATGATGATGTTCATAATTTTTCTGACAATATACAATTTTTAAAGCGTAGTAGGAGAGAATATGTATTATTAGCGCCAAGCTATATGATTTGTAATATAGATTATAATGAAGTATTGGAATATCACAAAAGTACGGGAAAAGATGTAACAATTGTTTATAAGAAAGTAACTAATGCAGATGAAGCTTTTGGTGATTGTGGAGTATTGAATTTTGATGATTCTGGAAATGTTATAAGCGTTGGAGAAAATATAGGTAAAAATCCAAAAGCTAATATTAATATGGAGATGTATATATTAAAAACCGATTTGTTTATTGAAATTGTTAATGAATGTATAAGTAGCGGGATGTATAGAAAAGTTAAGGAATATATTCATAACAATTTAAATTCATTAACAGCTGGAGCATTTGAATTTAAAGGGCATTTAGAGTGTATAAATTCTATAAAAGCTTTATATGATAGTAATGTTGGTCTTTTAAATAGAAAAATTAATAAAGAAATATTTAATGAAGAAAGACCAATATTTACAAAGACTAAGGATGAAGCTCCAACACATTATGCAGAGAAAAGCAATGTTATTAATTCAATTATAGCAAATGGATGCCGTATTGAAGGAACCGTTGAAAATTGCATAATAGGAAGAAGAGTATATATTGGAAAGAACACTAAACTTAAAGATTGCATAATAATGCAAAACAGTAAAATTAATGATGATGCAGTATTAGACAATGTTATTGCAGATAAAGGCAGTGAAATAAGAAAGGGAGAAACTCTTATAGGATCTGTTATGTATCCTTTAGTTATTAAGAAGAAGAAATAG
- a CDS encoding glucose-1-phosphate adenylyltransferase, whose protein sequence is MGKNEIVAMILAGGQGSRLGVLTKKLAKPAVPFGGKYRIIDFPLSNCSNSGIYTVGVLTQYKPLELNAHIGIGEAWDLDRTHGGVSILPPYQEEKGGEWYKGTANAIYQNIEFVDRYDPEYILILSGDHIYKMDYTKMLDFHKEKQAEATIAVIEVPMEEASRFGIMNTREDLSVYEFEEKPKNPKNNLASMGIYIFNWKTLKKYLREDEADKNSKNDFGMNIIPSMLGDGNKMVAYPFKGYWKDVGTIDSLWEANMDLIKEDNELDLHDEEWKIYSVNQVRPAQYIGENAKVSNSLVVEGCVVNGQVENSILFQGVQVGKNSVIRDSIIMTDAKIGDNVVIEKAIVGTGAIVRKDCKISLGDEIAIIGAKEEVKMGTVIENNKAV, encoded by the coding sequence ATGGGTAAAAATGAAATTGTAGCAATGATATTAGCGGGTGGACAAGGATCAAGGTTAGGTGTATTGACAAAGAAATTGGCAAAACCAGCAGTACCATTTGGAGGAAAATATAGAATCATAGATTTTCCGTTAAGCAATTGTTCTAATTCGGGAATATATACAGTGGGGGTATTGACTCAGTATAAACCGTTAGAACTAAATGCACATATTGGTATAGGTGAGGCATGGGATTTGGATAGGACTCATGGAGGAGTAAGCATATTGCCACCATACCAAGAGGAAAAAGGGGGAGAATGGTATAAGGGGACTGCAAATGCAATTTATCAGAATATAGAATTTGTGGATAGATATGATCCAGAATATATTTTGATTTTATCGGGAGATCATATTTACAAAATGGATTATACAAAAATGTTAGATTTCCACAAAGAAAAGCAAGCTGAGGCTACGATTGCTGTAATTGAAGTACCGATGGAAGAAGCATCTCGTTTTGGAATTATGAACACTAGAGAAGATTTATCTGTATATGAATTTGAAGAGAAACCTAAAAATCCTAAAAATAATTTAGCTTCTATGGGAATTTACATTTTTAATTGGAAAACACTTAAAAAATATTTAAGAGAAGATGAAGCGGACAAAAATTCTAAGAATGATTTTGGAATGAATATAATTCCTAGTATGCTTGGAGACGGAAACAAAATGGTTGCATATCCATTTAAGGGATACTGGAAAGATGTTGGTACTATAGATAGTTTATGGGAAGCTAATATGGATTTAATTAAAGAAGATAATGAACTTGATTTGCATGATGAGGAATGGAAGATTTATTCAGTAAACCAAGTTAGACCTGCACAATATATAGGTGAAAATGCAAAAGTATCTAATTCATTGGTGGTTGAAGGTTGTGTAGTTAATGGACAAGTTGAGAATTCTATATTATTTCAAGGTGTCCAAGTAGGCAAAAACTCAGTTATTAGAGATTCAATAATTATGACAGATGCTAAAATAGGAGATAATGTGGTTATTGAGAAAGCTATTGTTGGTACTGGAGCTATTGTAAGAAAGGATTGTAAAATTTCTTTGGGTGATGAAATTGCTATTATAGGAGCAAAAGAAGAAGTTAAAATGGGTACTGTTATAGAAAATAATAAAGCTGTTTAG
- a CDS encoding glycoside hydrolase family 13 protein, protein MDGIQVIHDSQSIKFRRPFGAVEVGQKVKIAINVDKEIVVAIELIQFDGTRLNMGMQKEYLNNGEFRYSVEIDTSDALGLLEYYFILIDGYDRLYYGNNDEHLGGVGQIYNHNPVPYQITVYEKSHIPDWYKEGVIYQILLDRFYNGNDDKTINSPKENSFIYGRWDDSPMYIKDNFGRIVRWDFYGGNLKGVIKKLDYIKTLGANIIQLSPVFKSPSCHKYDTANYEIVDEMFGTNDDFKELCEVANSKGIKIILDIVLGYTSSDSKYFNRLGNYDEVGAYNSPNSRYYGWYKFTRYPYQYESWWGINERPSIDSMQEGYIDYIARNNDSIIKKWINLGASGWKLNVIDELSDKFIEFIRNEMDEFGRDAVLIGDIWEDASNKVSYSKKRSYLNGKEVQAATNYPIRESLINFIKGYIKSDKFKKKFMSLYENYPIESFFGNVNIVSTNDTERILTVLDNSIALLRLLVVIQFTLPGVPLIYYGDETGIKGGKEPDNRKSYPWGKEDKNLIDFYSKLIGIRNNEESLKKGDITFFKTDEDVLAFERNYENEKILVLVNVSKEIKLIKSVDFNGVYINLFDGSEKYKFSGEDSIVTVFQNNFKILKKCNYRDK, encoded by the coding sequence ATGGACGGGATACAGGTTATACATGACTCACAAAGCATAAAATTTAGGAGACCTTTCGGAGCTGTAGAGGTTGGTCAAAAGGTAAAAATAGCTATTAATGTTGATAAAGAAATAGTAGTTGCAATAGAATTGATACAGTTTGATGGCACTAGATTAAATATGGGCATGCAAAAGGAATATTTAAATAATGGTGAATTTAGATATTCTGTTGAAATTGATACATCTGATGCTTTGGGTCTATTAGAATATTATTTTATTCTAATAGATGGATATGATAGGTTATATTACGGAAATAATGATGAGCATTTAGGTGGAGTGGGTCAAATATATAATCATAATCCTGTACCATATCAAATAACTGTATATGAAAAGTCTCATATACCTGATTGGTATAAAGAAGGAGTAATATATCAGATTCTTTTAGATAGGTTTTATAATGGAAATGATGATAAGACTATAAATTCTCCAAAAGAAAATTCGTTTATATATGGAAGATGGGATGATAGTCCTATGTATATCAAGGATAATTTTGGGAGAATTGTAAGATGGGATTTTTATGGTGGTAATTTAAAAGGGGTTATAAAAAAATTGGATTATATAAAAACTCTTGGAGCAAACATAATTCAATTGAGTCCTGTTTTTAAATCTCCAAGTTGTCATAAATATGATACAGCCAATTATGAAATTGTTGATGAAATGTTTGGTACAAATGATGATTTTAAAGAATTATGTGAAGTTGCGAATAGTAAGGGGATTAAAATTATATTAGATATAGTTTTAGGCTATACAAGTTCTGATAGTAAGTATTTCAATAGATTAGGAAATTATGATGAGGTAGGAGCATATAACTCTCCAAATTCGAGATATTATGGCTGGTATAAGTTTACTAGATACCCATATCAATATGAATCATGGTGGGGGATAAATGAAAGACCTAGTATAGACTCAATGCAGGAAGGTTACATTGATTATATTGCAAGAAATAATGATTCAATTATAAAAAAATGGATAAATTTAGGTGCTAGTGGATGGAAATTAAATGTAATAGATGAACTTTCAGATAAATTTATTGAATTCATTAGAAATGAAATGGATGAATTTGGCAGGGATGCTGTACTTATAGGAGATATTTGGGAAGATGCATCGAATAAAGTTAGCTACTCCAAAAAGAGAAGTTATTTAAATGGTAAAGAAGTTCAAGCTGCAACCAATTATCCGATAAGAGAAAGTTTGATTAATTTTATTAAAGGGTATATAAAATCTGATAAGTTTAAAAAGAAGTTTATGTCGCTATATGAGAATTATCCAATTGAAAGCTTTTTCGGGAATGTAAATATTGTTAGTACAAATGATACTGAAAGAATATTAACGGTTTTAGATAATAGTATAGCATTATTAAGATTACTTGTGGTAATTCAATTTACATTACCTGGAGTGCCTTTAATATATTATGGTGATGAAACAGGGATAAAGGGTGGAAAAGAACCGGATAATAGAAAGAGCTATCCGTGGGGAAAAGAAGATAAGAATCTTATTGATTTTTATTCTAAGCTAATAGGAATAAGAAATAATGAAGAATCTCTAAAAAAGGGAGATATTACTTTTTTTAAAACAGATGAAGATGTGTTGGCATTTGAAAGAAATTATGAAAATGAGAAGATATTAGTTCTAGTTAATGTATCAAAAGAAATTAAATTGATTAAAAGTGTTGATTTTAATGGCGTTTATATTAATTTATTTGACGGTAGTGAGAAATATAAATTTTCGGGTGAAGATAGTATAGTTACAGTTTTTCAAAATAATTTTAAGATATTAAAGAAATGTAATTATAGGGATAAATAA
- a CDS encoding glycogen/starch/alpha-glucan phosphorylase, whose product MLSMDKKSFKKAYVNKFLEMHGIELKEGTNQQKYDALGSLVRDYVTREWLKTNKKYNKTGEKQVYYFSMEFLLGRLLGDALLNIGIRDVCKEALADLSINLEELENFEQDQGLGNGGLGRLAACFLDSMASLNIPGNGCGIRYKYGFFEQKIIDGKQVEVSDDWLKEGNVWEKRKAEKSEIVKFGGEIKVSEINGRLNFTHVNFEPVLAVPYDTPIVGYENEIVNTLRLWSAEAVSKEFDFSSFSRGDFLQALKYKNSVESISQVLYPEDSFYEGKILRLKQQYFFVSAGVQSIIRHFKKHGKDIELFDEKVAIHINDTHPTLAIPELMRILLDEEGLEWDVAWRITTNTVSYTNHTILAEALEKWPVDMFKELLPRIYMIIEEINERFCKELWARYPGNWDKIARMAIIADDKIKMAHLAIAGSHSVNGVAKLHTDILKKKEMTDFYYLYPNKFSNKTNGITHRRWLLKSNPELTKLIKDTIGDSFIRHPIDLKNFERHLYDNVILEQLGKIKKYNKERLANVILKNENLVIDPNSIFDVQVKRIHAYKRQILNCLRIMDLYNQLIDNPNFDIVPRTFIFGGKAAPGYYLAKNTIELINCVANKINNDSRVNQKIKVVFIQNYRVSLAEQIIPGTDVSEQISTTTKEASGTSNMKFMMNGAITVATLDGANIEIRDEVTEENIIIFGLTEDEVLNYYQNGGYRSSDIYNNDVRVKRVIDDLVNGKYHNDKDKFKSIYENLITYNDEFFVLKDFDSYLKAQDKVDALYRDNSKWQRMCGINIAHSGIFSSDRTIEEYATGIWGSEVIYKNL is encoded by the coding sequence ATGCTAAGTATGGATAAAAAGTCATTTAAAAAAGCTTATGTTAATAAGTTTTTAGAAATGCATGGGATTGAGTTAAAGGAAGGAACGAATCAACAAAAATATGATGCATTAGGTAGTTTAGTTAGAGATTATGTTACAAGAGAATGGCTAAAAACTAATAAGAAATATAATAAAACAGGTGAAAAGCAAGTGTATTACTTTTCTATGGAGTTCCTGTTAGGTAGATTGTTAGGAGATGCATTATTAAATATAGGAATTAGAGATGTATGCAAAGAAGCCTTGGCAGATTTAAGTATAAACTTAGAAGAATTAGAGAACTTTGAGCAAGATCAAGGATTAGGAAATGGTGGGCTTGGGAGGCTTGCAGCGTGTTTCTTAGATTCAATGGCCTCATTAAATATACCAGGAAATGGGTGCGGAATAAGATATAAATATGGATTTTTTGAACAAAAGATAATTGATGGGAAACAAGTTGAGGTGTCTGATGATTGGCTAAAGGAAGGTAATGTATGGGAAAAGAGAAAGGCCGAAAAATCAGAAATCGTTAAGTTTGGTGGAGAAATAAAAGTTTCAGAGATAAATGGACGTTTGAACTTCACACATGTGAATTTTGAACCAGTACTAGCTGTTCCATATGATACACCAATTGTAGGTTATGAAAATGAAATTGTAAATACATTGAGATTGTGGAGTGCTGAAGCTGTTTCTAAGGAATTTGATTTTTCATCATTTAGCAGAGGGGATTTTCTTCAAGCGTTAAAGTATAAGAATTCAGTAGAATCAATTTCTCAAGTTTTATATCCTGAAGACTCATTTTATGAAGGTAAAATACTCAGGTTGAAGCAACAATATTTCTTTGTTTCAGCTGGGGTGCAAAGCATTATACGACATTTTAAGAAGCATGGTAAGGATATAGAATTATTTGATGAAAAAGTTGCAATTCATATTAATGATACTCATCCTACCCTTGCAATACCAGAACTAATGAGGATATTGTTGGATGAGGAAGGATTAGAATGGGATGTTGCATGGAGGATAACTACCAATACAGTATCATATACTAATCATACAATTTTAGCAGAAGCTTTAGAAAAATGGCCAGTAGATATGTTTAAGGAATTACTTCCAAGAATATATATGATAATTGAAGAGATAAATGAAAGATTCTGTAAAGAATTATGGGCAAGGTATCCTGGAAATTGGGATAAAATTGCACGTATGGCCATAATAGCAGATGACAAAATAAAAATGGCTCACTTGGCAATAGCAGGAAGCCACAGTGTAAATGGTGTGGCAAAGCTTCATACGGATATATTGAAAAAGAAAGAAATGACTGATTTCTACTATTTATATCCAAATAAATTTAGTAATAAAACAAATGGAATTACTCATAGAAGATGGTTGTTAAAAAGTAATCCTGAACTTACAAAGTTAATAAAAGATACAATAGGAGATAGCTTTATAAGGCATCCAATTGACTTGAAAAACTTTGAGAGGCATTTGTATGACAATGTTATTCTTGAACAATTAGGAAAAATTAAAAAATATAATAAGGAAAGATTAGCTAATGTAATATTAAAAAATGAAAATTTAGTTATAGATCCTAATTCAATATTCGATGTTCAGGTTAAAAGGATTCATGCGTATAAAAGACAAATTCTGAATTGCTTAAGAATAATGGATTTGTATAATCAATTGATTGATAATCCAAATTTTGATATTGTACCAAGAACGTTCATATTTGGAGGAAAAGCAGCTCCAGGATATTATTTAGCAAAAAATACAATTGAATTAATAAATTGTGTAGCAAATAAAATAAATAATGATTCTAGGGTAAATCAAAAAATAAAAGTAGTTTTTATCCAAAATTACAGAGTTTCATTAGCAGAACAAATAATTCCTGGCACCGATGTTAGTGAACAAATTTCAACTACAACAAAAGAAGCATCAGGAACATCAAACATGAAATTTATGATGAATGGAGCTATTACTGTAGCAACTTTAGATGGTGCTAATATTGAAATAAGAGATGAAGTTACAGAGGAAAATATAATAATATTTGGATTAACTGAAGATGAGGTACTTAATTACTATCAAAATGGAGGCTATAGATCTAGCGATATTTATAATAATGATGTAAGAGTGAAAAGAGTGATTGATGATTTAGTAAATGGGAAATATCATAACGATAAAGATAAATTTAAAAGCATTTATGAAAATCTAATAACTTATAATGATGAATTTTTTGTATTAAAAGATTTTGATTCATATTTAAAAGCGCAAGATAAGGTTGATGCTCTTTATAGGGATAATAGTAAGTGGCAAAGAATGTGTGGAATTAACATTGCCCATTCAGGAATATTCTCATCTGACAGAACAATTGAAGAATATGCAACAGGAATTTGGGGATCTGAAGTAATTTATAAAAATCTATAG
- the glgA gene encoding glycogen synthase GlgA: MRVLFVASEAGPFVKTGGLGDVAGALPKALAQKNADVRVVIPKYKELNWQVRDKLRFVKWFNVRVGWREQFCGVWEAYINGVTYYVLDNERYFNRDEAYGHYDDAERFAFFDRAVLDMLRQIDWQPDLIHCNDWQTGMIPVLLKFQYKRNDMFYWNMKTIYSIHNIAFQGVFDPNILPELFGFDMELYTNTCLKFDAGVSFMKGGLYYSDIITTVSNTYAYEIQTPEYGQRLDGVLRDRAYALRGITNGIDYDEFNPKTDKNIYKNYDVNSLKNKIMNKTELQKELGLTVDEKIPMIAMVTRLTPQKGIDLLVNISDRLLQQNIQLVVLGTGDKPYEDHFKWLNYRYGNKVSANIKFDNSLANKIYAASDMFLMPSLFEPCGLGQLIALRYGSIPIVRETGGLKDTVTAYNEYTGEGNGFGFQNYNADELYNIIQYALNIYENKKKWNSLVKNAMKSDNSWDRSAQVYLNLYRELTGID, translated from the coding sequence ATGAGAGTTTTATTTGTAGCATCAGAAGCTGGTCCGTTTGTAAAAACTGGAGGGCTCGGAGACGTGGCAGGAGCATTACCTAAGGCACTTGCACAAAAAAATGCAGACGTAAGAGTAGTTATACCTAAATATAAAGAACTTAATTGGCAAGTTCGAGATAAATTGAGATTTGTTAAATGGTTTAATGTAAGAGTTGGTTGGAGAGAACAATTTTGTGGAGTATGGGAAGCATATATTAACGGTGTGACTTACTATGTATTAGATAATGAAAGATATTTTAATAGGGATGAAGCATATGGACATTATGATGATGCAGAAAGATTTGCATTCTTTGATAGAGCAGTTCTTGATATGCTAAGACAGATTGATTGGCAGCCAGATTTAATTCATTGTAATGATTGGCAGACAGGAATGATTCCAGTATTACTGAAGTTTCAATATAAAAGAAATGATATGTTTTATTGGAATATGAAGACCATATATTCTATTCATAATATAGCCTTTCAAGGTGTTTTTGATCCCAATATATTGCCAGAATTATTTGGATTTGATATGGAGCTATATACTAATACATGTTTGAAATTTGATGCAGGTGTAAGTTTCATGAAAGGTGGATTATATTATTCTGATATAATAACAACTGTTAGCAATACTTATGCATATGAGATACAAACACCTGAATATGGGCAAAGGTTAGATGGTGTTTTAAGGGATAGAGCATATGCGTTAAGAGGAATAACAAATGGAATAGATTATGATGAATTTAATCCTAAAACGGATAAAAATATTTATAAAAATTATGATGTCAATTCTTTAAAAAATAAAATTATGAATAAGACTGAATTACAAAAAGAGCTTGGTTTAACTGTTGATGAAAAAATTCCTATGATAGCTATGGTTACTAGATTAACACCGCAAAAGGGAATTGATTTATTAGTGAATATTTCGGATAGGTTACTGCAACAAAATATACAATTAGTTGTTTTGGGAACAGGAGATAAGCCTTATGAAGATCATTTTAAATGGTTAAATTATAGATATGGGAACAAGGTATCTGCAAATATTAAATTTGACAATAGTTTGGCAAATAAAATATATGCAGCAAGTGATATGTTTTTAATGCCTTCACTTTTTGAACCATGTGGACTAGGTCAGTTAATAGCACTTAGGTATGGATCAATTCCTATAGTTAGAGAAACTGGAGGACTTAAAGATACAGTTACTGCATATAACGAATATACTGGAGAAGGTAATGGATTTGGTTTTCAGAATTATAATGCAGATGAATTGTATAATATAATTCAATATGCTTTAAATATATATGAAAATAAGAAAAAGTGGAACAGTTTGGTTAAAAATGCAATGAAGTCAGATAATAGTTGGGATAGATCAGCACAAGTTTATTTAAATCTATATCGTGAATTAACTGGAATAGATTAG
- the glgB gene encoding 1,4-alpha-glucan branching protein GlgB: MRGNKYGWGYWQMRKDSKNSKSENEVIVSSIIDKSEEKVIKGLTKKDIADGQNAIKTKQSSQKKVLSTEETKIEPGIKEKEISVLEDDKDLKEKTKVTAKKTTAKRSTAVKSSSRSQKTQDSASKTQGDRTNKLSATDENTEEKIVASKTKKTATSTKSTTTRKAVAKKTIAAKAEGKQISKEVKSQMKKQPARNTNKKVDDKLDKSELTSFNTYLFHQGNNYEAYNIFGAHAKTENGKKGVQFATWAPNAKGVYVVGDFNEFEVSEEFKLEKITENGIWKGFFTEPKVGDRYKYCVIEESGERGEYKADPYAIQTELRPNNASIIYTPKEFKWTDEKWIVKRNKINVLEQPINIYEIHLGSWKTNSEGGFLTYEQITKELPKYLKEMSYTHVEIMPLVEHPLDASWGYQGTGYYSPTSRYGNLEGLKKLINKLHEENIGVIMDWVPGHFCKDSHGLYKFDGTPTYEYQDEWRAENKGWGTCNFDLGRTEVKSYLISNALYWFREFHIDGLRVDAVSSILYLDYSRSHGEWVPNKYGGNGNLEAIDFLKQLNKAVFTEYPTALMIAEESTAWPNVTKPTIYDGLGFNFKWNMGWMNDTLEYVQIDPEYRKHNHKNITFAMMYNYAENYLLPLSHDEVVHGKKSLIDKMWGDEWNRFAGLRAFIGYMMGHPGKKLLFMGSEFAQEVEWREYSQLDWNLLDDLEIHKKTQLFFKDLNKLYLNNKAFWELDHDYKGFNWIEADNNEQSILIFARRSRSDEDTLLFVINFTSTVYYDYRIGVPFLGSYEEIFNTDDTKYGGSGQIMDETLIAEKVQFHKQPYSLQIKVPPMAALVLKVKEIKMEIGTDEEVIEEI, from the coding sequence ATGAGAGGGAATAAATATGGATGGGGGTATTGGCAAATGAGAAAAGATTCTAAAAATAGTAAGAGTGAAAATGAAGTTATTGTTTCAAGTATTATAGATAAATCAGAAGAGAAAGTTATAAAAGGTCTTACTAAAAAAGACATTGCAGATGGTCAAAATGCTATAAAAACTAAGCAAAGTTCTCAAAAGAAAGTTTTATCAACTGAAGAAACTAAAATAGAACCGGGTATTAAAGAAAAGGAAATTAGCGTATTAGAAGATGACAAGGATTTAAAAGAGAAAACTAAGGTTACTGCTAAAAAAACAACTGCCAAAAGAAGTACTGCTGTTAAATCTTCTTCAAGATCGCAAAAAACTCAGGATAGTGCCTCGAAAACTCAAGGTGACAGAACAAATAAATTATCTGCAACAGATGAAAATACAGAAGAGAAGATAGTTGCAAGCAAAACTAAAAAAACAGCAACCAGTACTAAATCGACAACTACAAGAAAAGCAGTTGCTAAAAAAACAATTGCGGCAAAAGCAGAGGGAAAACAAATATCTAAAGAAGTAAAATCACAAATGAAGAAGCAACCAGCAAGAAATACAAATAAAAAGGTTGATGATAAATTGGATAAGTCAGAATTAACAAGCTTTAACACATATTTATTCCATCAAGGAAACAATTATGAGGCATATAATATTTTTGGAGCCCACGCTAAAACTGAAAATGGGAAAAAAGGTGTACAATTTGCAACTTGGGCACCTAATGCAAAAGGTGTTTATGTTGTTGGTGATTTTAATGAATTTGAAGTAAGTGAAGAATTTAAACTTGAAAAGATTACGGAAAATGGTATATGGAAGGGATTTTTTACAGAGCCTAAAGTTGGTGATAGATATAAATATTGTGTTATAGAAGAAAGTGGTGAAAGAGGAGAATATAAAGCTGATCCATATGCAATACAAACAGAGTTAAGGCCTAATAATGCATCAATCATATATACACCAAAGGAGTTTAAGTGGACAGATGAAAAATGGATTGTTAAAAGAAATAAAATAAATGTATTAGAGCAACCAATAAATATATATGAAATACATTTAGGATCATGGAAAACAAATAGTGAGGGTGGATTTTTAACATATGAGCAGATTACTAAAGAGTTACCTAAATATTTGAAAGAAATGAGTTATACACATGTTGAAATTATGCCTCTTGTAGAACATCCACTAGATGCGTCATGGGGATATCAAGGTACAGGATATTATTCACCAACAAGCAGATATGGAAACCTTGAAGGGCTAAAGAAGTTAATAAATAAATTACATGAAGAAAATATAGGAGTAATAATGGATTGGGTTCCAGGGCATTTTTGTAAAGATTCACATGGATTATATAAGTTTGATGGAACACCAACATATGAATATCAAGATGAATGGAGAGCTGAAAATAAAGGTTGGGGAACTTGTAATTTTGATTTAGGAAGAACGGAAGTAAAAAGTTATTTGATATCAAATGCATTATATTGGTTTAGAGAATTTCATATTGATGGTTTAAGAGTTGATGCTGTATCTAGCATCTTATATCTAGATTACAGTAGATCACATGGAGAATGGGTACCAAATAAATATGGCGGAAATGGAAATTTAGAAGCAATAGATTTTCTAAAACAACTAAATAAAGCAGTTTTCACAGAATATCCAACAGCTCTTATGATAGCTGAAGAGTCAACAGCTTGGCCTAATGTCACAAAACCTACAATCTATGATGGATTAGGGTTTAATTTTAAATGGAACATGGGTTGGATGAATGATACTTTAGAATATGTTCAAATAGATCCTGAGTATAGAAAACATAATCATAAAAATATAACTTTTGCAATGATGTACAATTATGCAGAGAATTATTTATTGCCACTATCACATGATGAGGTTGTTCATGGTAAAAAATCTTTAATAGATAAGATGTGGGGAGATGAGTGGAATAGGTTTGCTGGACTTAGAGCTTTTATTGGGTATATGATGGGTCATCCAGGTAAAAAGTTGTTATTTATGGGCTCTGAATTTGCACAAGAAGTCGAATGGAGAGAATATTCACAATTAGATTGGAATCTGTTAGATGATTTAGAAATTCATAAGAAAACACAATTGTTCTTTAAAGATTTGAATAAATTATATTTAAATAATAAGGCTTTTTGGGAATTAGATCATGATTATAAAGGATTTAACTGGATAGAAGCAGATAATAATGAACAAAGTATTTTAATTTTTGCAAGAAGAAGTAGAAGTGATGAGGACACCCTTTTGTTTGTAATTAACTTCACATCCACAGTTTATTATGATTACAGGATAGGAGTTCCATTCTTAGGTAGTTATGAAGAAATATTTAATACAGATGATACGAAATACGGTGGTTCAGGACAAATTATGGATGAAACATTAATTGCTGAAAAAGTACAATTCCACAAGCAACCATATTCATTACAAATAAAAGTACCACCAATGGCAGCCTTAGTGTTAAAGGTTAAGGAAATTAAGATGGAAATTGGAACAGATGAAGAAGTAATAGAGGAAATATAA